Proteins encoded within one genomic window of Calonectris borealis chromosome 1, bCalBor7.hap1.2, whole genome shotgun sequence:
- the RAB38 gene encoding ras-related protein Rab-38, producing the protein MQKHSQKEHLYKLLVIGDLGVGKTSIIKRYVHQNFSPHYRATIGVDFALKVLSWDAETVVRLQLWDIAGQERFGNMTRVYYREAMGAFIVFDVTRPATFEAVTKWKEDLDSKLVLPNGKPVPTVLLANKCDQGIDVLMNNGIKMDQFCKENGFVGWFETSAKENININEASRCLVKHIIASESDPVQSIESDIVKPHLNSSKIVSCSACFKS; encoded by the exons ATGCAGAAGCACAGTCAGAAGGAGCACCTCTACAAGCTGCTGGTGATCGGGGACCTGGGAGTGGGCAAAACCAGCATCATCAAACGCTATGTCCACCAGAACTTCTCCCCCCACTACCGGGCCACTATCGGGGTGGACTTTGCCTTGAAGGTGCTGAGCTGGGATGCTGAGACTGTGGTACGGCTGCAGCTCTGGGATATTGCGG GTCAGGAAAGATTTGGAAACATGACCAGGGTATACTACAGAGAGGCCATGGGGGCATTTATTGTCTTTGATGTTACAAGACCTGCAACGTTTGAAGCAGTGACAAAATGGAAGGAGGATTTGGACTCTAAGTTGGTTCTTCCAAATGGCAAACCTGTGCCGACAGTCCTCTTAGCAAACAAATGCGACCAGGGAATAGATGTTCTTATGAACAACGGCATCAAGATGGATCAGTTCTGCAAAGAGAATGGGTTCGTGGGCTGGTTTGAAACATCAGCCAAG GAAAATATAAACATCAATGAAGCTTCCAGATGCTTGGTGAAACACATAATTGCTAGTGAGAGTGATCCAGTTCAGTCTATTGAATCAGATATTGTAAAACCACACTTGAATTCCTCCAAGATTGTCAGTTGTTCAGCTTGCTTTAAATCCTAA